A stretch of Lathyrus oleraceus cultivar Zhongwan6 chromosome 6, CAAS_Psat_ZW6_1.0, whole genome shotgun sequence DNA encodes these proteins:
- the LOC127097193 gene encoding uncharacterized protein LOC127097193 gives PYKPPIPYPQRLIKTKDAGQFKKFVDLLKQLNITIPFTEAITQMPSYANETVTLTAECSAIIQNMPPKLKDPGSFSIPCHIGKFVIDKALCDLGAGISVMPLSICKKLEMGELRPTKMSVQLADRSVRYPVGILENVPVRIGQFYIPTDFIIMDIREDEVTPIILGRPFLATAGAIIDVKRGRLTFEVGEEKIEFILSKFLKAPAIEDT, from the exons ccttacaaaccacctatcccttatcctcaaaggttaattaaaaccaaagacgcgggccaatttaaaaaatttgtcgacctactgaaacaattaaacatcacgattccttttacagaagctattacacagatgccctcatatgctaa cgaaaccgttacactcactgctgagtgtagcgcaataatccagaatatgcctcctaaacttaaagatcctggtagtttctctataccctgtcatataggaaaatttgtcatagataaagctttatgcgatttaggagccggtatcagtgttatgcccttgtccatatgcaagaaacttgaaatgggagaattaagaccaactaaaatgtctgtgcaattagcagatcgttccgtcagatatcccgtaggaattcttgaaaacgttcccgtgcgcataggtcaattctacatccccaccgattttataattatggacataagagaagatgaagttacccctattatattgggaagacccttcttagcaaccgccggtgctatcatagacgtaaaacgaggacgactcactttcgaagtaggagaagagaaaattgagttcattctttccaaatttttgaaagcacctgcaatagaagataca